The following DNA comes from Blattabacterium cuenoti.
AATCAAAAAATTCGAAAATGTTCCATATCCCCAATTTCTGGAAGATTTTTTCCATAAAATTTTTGACCAGGTATCATAATATCTTCATATGCAAATAAATTAGATAAATCTCCTATATCTACAATTTTTGGAATAAAAGAAAGAGTATTTTTTTTCAAGTCAAATTTTTCAAAATTAATTAAACCTATATCTATCAAATACTTTTTTTTCCCTTTTAGGATTTGAACTTTTCTATATATTTTATCTAATAAAATATCTTTATTTTTTGGAATAGTAAAATAATATCTATAATCTTTTTCAAGATATTTATATCGATAAGAAATAAAATAAATTCCTGCAAGAATAGATAAAGTGTTGTATTTTCGAATTTTTTCTTTTTGAAAATCTTTTGGATAATTTCCAGCTTCAAGTAAAATACAAGGATATCCTATTTTTTGTAAGTTATCCCCCGTTGCTGTAGGATAATATGCATCAGAAAATCTACCTACTGATCCTACATTAGGTAATATTTTTTTAAGTTCTTTAGTCATGAAATAGATGATTCCCATTGATTGTTTTCTACTTATAGAATCCTCATTTTTTTCTATAGAAGGAGATAAAAAAGATATAATTGCAGGATTAAAAAATTTATTTCCAATATTATAAATACTTCTTTGATCATGCAAATTAAATAAGACGTAGGGCTTACTATTATGTATTTCTCTGAATAAAACTTGTATTTCCGGAGATTGTAAACGAATAGCGTCTCTATTTAGATCAATATTTATAGCGTTTCTTCTTTGAAATTTTTCAGATCCATCAGGATTCAACATAGGAATGAATAAAATTGTTAAGTTTTCAAATAAAAATTTGATCAAATCATGATATCTATTTTTAAAAAAGAAATGAAGAAGATCAAATATAGATTTTGTTCCTGTAGTTTCATTTCCATGCATTTGAGACCAAATTAATACTTTTATTTTTCCTACCCCCCATTTTATTTTAAATATAATTCTTTTTTCTACAGATAATCCTATAGGAGTTATAGAACATATACTTCTATATTTTTTCATCATTTCCAATAATTTAGAATACCTAAAAATCTTAGAAGCAATAATCCTATTATCTTTCAATATATCATAATTACGAAATATAGATTTTATATCAAAAACTAACATAAATTATAATTTTTAAATTCTATTTATTTAAAATTGTTTTATCTTTCGAAATCTTTCAAAAGAATAATAATGGTTAAAATAAAAATAAACTATTTACAAATTTTTTTAGTTTTAAAAATTATATCATAAAAATATAAAACATTGACAATGAACGTGATAATTTATTTAGTTATACGAATTTTTAATATATGAAGAATTATTTTAAGATCAATTACATCGAAGCTTTTTTATTAATAGTAGCATTTACTGCTTTAAATTTTTTCAATGCCATTTTTAGAAAATTATTGATTTCTATCAATTTTCCTGAAAGTATGATTTTTTCAATATCATATACTATCCCTTTTATTCTTTTGTTCGTTTTTATTTCTCATCAAGCTCAAAAAAAAAATCTAACTATAGATTTATCTATGAGATTATCTCCATGGTATATTTATCTTATTCTTTTTTGTATGATGTTTTGCGTGATTATTCTAAATGAACATCTTTCTTCATTAGTTCCAATAGAAGGGCCTATATTAGGAGATATGTATAAGAAAATTGAAGAATTTTTGAAAGAGGAAGTTCAAAATCCAATTCCTTTTTTTTCTACTACAGTATTATTAGCACCTATATGTGAAGAAGTTTTTTTTAGAGGTATTATTTTAAATGGAATGTTAAAAAATAAAATACATCCAATGAAAGCTATTTTATTTTCTTCATTCTTATTTGGATTAACTCATATGAATCCATGGCAATTTGTAGGTGGTATTGTCATTGGAAGTTTCATAGGTTTTATTTATTTTGTTACTTCTTCCATTATAAACTGTATATTATTACATATTTTTAACAATGCTTTTGCAATATTTATAATGTTTTTTTTCATAAAAAATGAAAAAGTTCTTTCAAAAGAAAGAAACTCCAATTTTTGGATAGTATTAATGATAATTTTTACTATTATAATTACCGGATGTTTTTTTCTATATAAAAAAAGTAGAAAAGTATGAAAAATATTTAAAACAATAACATATCAGGTAGATAAAAAAAAAGAAGAAATAAAATTTTTTAATTCGTATTCGGATAATACATTTCATTTTTCATACTTGTTTTTTTAAAATATTTCCATATTCATTCATTGAATATGGAAATACTATTAAAAAAAATAGTTTCATAATATCCAATTAAAAAAAACAAGTAATCCATATTTTTCAGAATATTTTATTTAGATTAGAAGTAAAATATTTAAATGGATAAATAACCTATATCGAAAATAAAATAAGTCATAAAAACAAAAACTTTTATTAATTTGTAAATCATATAAATTTTTAATAATGAAAAAACCTTCATTAACTATTTTGGGATGTCACTCTTCTATACCTACAAATAAATTTCATCCCACTGCTCAGATATTAGAGATGAAAGGTTTTTACTTTCTTATTGATTGTGGAGAAGGAACTCAAGTTCAATTAAGAAAAGCAAAAGTAAAGTTTAATAAAATCATGCATATATTTATCTCTCATTTACATGGAGATCACTTTTTTGGTTTAATTGGATTATTATCTACATTTCATTTATTGGGAAGAGAGAAATCAATCAATATTTACGCTCCAAAAGGATTAAAAGAGATTATAAATGTTCATTTCAAATGGTCTTATACAAAACTTAAATATGATATAGATCATATAGAATTATCATCTAAAAAATTAGAAAAAATCATGGAAAACGATAAAATAGAAGTTTTTTCTATTCCGTTAAAACACAGAATTTATACTAATGGATTCCTTTTTAAAGAAAAACCTAGCAATAGAAAATTAAACATAGAGGAAATTCGAAAAATTCCTGATATACGAATTACAAATTACAAAGATATAAAATTAGGAAAAGATTTTAAAACAAATAATGGTAGAATCATTCCAAACAAAAAATTAACATTTGATCCTCCAAAAATATTATCTTATGCTTTTTGTTCAGATACTTCTTTTTATTTACCTATAATTGAACATATAAAATATGTAGATTTATTATATCACGAATCTACTTTTTTAAAAACAGAAGAAAATAGAGCTATTAATACAGGACATTCTACAGCAAACCAAGCCGCTTATATAGCAAAAAAAGCTAAAGTAAAAAAACTATTATTAGGACACTATTCTAATCGATTCCCTAATATAAAAACATTTGAAAAAGAAGCAAAAAAAATATTTTTTAATGTAGAAGCTTCCGTCCCTTTAAAGACATATTATTTATAATAATAAAAAATTATGTGATCAATTCAATTCTTCTAGAAGAAAAAAAAGATATAATTATTCCTACAATGAAAATAATACTAACCACTATCCAAGAATCTACCATTGTAATTTTAACAGGAAAAGGAATTTTTGATCCTATTTTAAAAAAATGATACATCTCTTGCATATAAGAAATTATGTATGCAATTAATAAACCACTAGAACATCCGATAATCGTAATTATACAACCTATATAAAAAAAAATAGTCTTAATTCTATATAAAGAGAACCCCATATTCCAAAATATCATCAATTCATTTAATTTATCTAATTGTAAAATATAAATAGCGCTAAATAAATTAAAACTAGTGATAAATATCATTAACCCAAATAAAAAATAAAGAAAGATTTTTTCTGTTTTAAAAATTTTATAAAAAGCTTTTTCTTTTTCTGTTCTTGTGATTATTTTAAACTTGGATCCAAATTTATCTAATAAATTTTTTTTTATTTTTTTAACGTCTGCTTTATCATGAATTTTTATTTCTAATGTATGAACTCCTTTTTCTTTTATTATGTCTTGCAAATTATATAGATTACAAAATAAATATTGGATATCCATGTTTGAAGAAAAAGTAAAAATTCCTTTTACCAAAATTTTCTTTTTTATAAAAAATGGAACAAAAGAATTTTTCTTTCTTTTATAAGAAAAAAAAAATATTCTATTAGGAATATTCATATAATATATAATTGGTAAATAATTCATTATAGAATTACTTCCTACATATATATTCAAATAATCAGGATATGAAGTATTTACTAAATCTATTTTTTTAAAGTTTTTCATAACTTTTTCGTATTCTTTATCCACTCCTTTTAAAGGAATAAAAAAATTATGATTTTTATAATATAAAAAAATTTTCTTTTCCATAGTTTCAGAAATAGCTGCAATCCCTTTTACAGATTTTATTTCTTTTTTTAGAATATTATCATTATCCATAAATAAATTTTGTTCATTGAACAATGACATGATTATATCAGGATAATGAATTTTATAAAATTTTTTATTAAAATTTTCTAATCCTGAAAAAACAAATAAAATTGTAGACATAGAAAATGTAGAAATAGATAAAGATAAAATAGATAGAAAAACGATAATATTAACAATGTTAATTCTTTTTTTAGAAAAAAAGTAACGTATTGCTATGTTAAATTCTATTTCCAATAATGATTTATTTGAATACGATAAAATCTAATTTGGGTATTTTTTTCACACGATATCTTAATTTTTTAGAAAGCAATTTTCTATAGAATCTAGATTGAGAACGAATATATTCTAAAACATCTTGATCTAAAAAAGGATACATACTAATATATACTTTTATTAAATTCATATCAGAAGTAATATATACTCTAATTAAAGTAAGTAAAAATTTTTCTTTACTTTTACTACGATTTCGAATTTCTTTATTTAGTTTATTTAATATTTCTGCTATTTCTATGGAAAATATTGAAGATAATTTTTCATTTTTAATAATACTAATTTCTTTCATAAAAATTTCACTAATTGAATCAATAAAAAATATTATAAAAAATATAGAATAGAAAAATAAATAATTTTGTAAAATTTCATATTTTTGTATATAACTAAGGTCCCATAGCTCAGTCGGTTAGAGCACCTGACTCATAATCAGGGAGTCGCTGGTTCAAATCCTGCTGGGACCATTCTTTTGTAACCGGGGCGGGATTCGAACCCACAACTTACAGTTTAGGAAACTGTTGTTCTATCCTGATTGAACTACCCAGTCTTACTTTTTCTCAATAATTGATACAACTGATCTATTGTTTTTTGTCTTTTTAAAACAAACAAAACCGTTTTTTATAGCATACAAAGTATGATCTTTTCCTATTCCTACATTTTCACCTGGATGGTGTTTAGTTCCTCTCTGACGAACTATTATGTTTCCTGCATTTACATATTGATTTCCATATATTTTTACTCCTAATCTTCTTCCTATAGAATCTCTCCCATTTCTAGAACTTCCTGAACCTTTTTTATGAGCCATTTTTAATTACTATTTATCTTATTATTTAATATGAAAGAAATTATTTTAATTTTTGAAAAAAAAGGTCTAAATCCATTTTTTATTTTATATCCTTTTCTTCTTTTTTTTTTGAAGATAATAATTTTTTTTCCTTTTACATGTTGTAAAATTTCTATTTCAATTTTTATATTTTCTAAAAAAGGAGTGCCTATTTCTACGGAAATCCCTTTTTTAGAAAAAAATAAAACTTGATTCAAAAATCTTCTTTCTCCTTCTTTTATAGAAGAAAGAAAAGGAACATAAACATACTTATTCTCAACAAGTTTAAATTGTTTTCCTTGTATATTAACAATAGCGTAAGTCATATTGAGTGAGTTATTTAAATAACAATTTTTTAGCTTTTAAAAGTCCTTTAAACAAATAATCTATTTCTTGAAAAGTATTATATATAGAGAAACTAACACGAATCATTCCTGAAACTTTAAAAAAGTTCATTAAAGGTTGTGCACATAAATGACCTGTTCGAACAGCAATTCCTAATTGATCTAAAACACTACCTACATCAAAAAAATGTAATTCCTTTAAATTAAAGGAAATAATACTAGATTTTTTGTAAAAATTTTTTATATCTCCATATAATTGAATCCCATCTATATCGCTCAAACGTTGAAACGCATATTTTAAAAGTTTATCTTTATAAGATTGAATATTTATGATTCCTATTTTTTCGATAAAATCGATAGCAGCACCCCATACAATAATTCCTTCTATATTTGGAGTTCCAGCTTCAAATTTAAATGGTAAATCTAAATAAGTTGTTTTTTCAAAACTTACATTTCGAATCATTTCCCCTCCAAATTGATAAGGAGAAATAGAATCTAGTATTTCTTTTTTTCCGTATAATACCCCAATTCCAGTAGGTCCATACATTTTATGAGCGGAAAAAGCATAAAAGTCAACATCTAAATCTTGCATATTTAAACATAAATTGGATGGTACTTGAGCTCCATCAATTAATACCATAGCTCCATATTCATGAGATTTTTGAATAATATATTTAATAGGATTTATAATTCCAAGAACATTAGATATATGACTAACAGACACTAATTTTGTTTTTTTCGAAATCAAAAAATCAAAATCTTTTAATTTTAAAAAACCGTTTTCATCAATAGGAATTATTTTTAATATAGCTCCTTTATTCCTACAAAGAACTTGCCATGGAACAATATTAGAATGATGTTCAATACAAGAAATAATAATCTCATCTCCTTCTTTGATTAAATCATTTATGCTAGAAGCTACTAAATTAATAGATTCTGTACACCCTTTTGTGAAAATAATTTCCGAAGAATGTTTCGCATGAATAAATTTTTTAATTTTCTCTCGAACATTTTCTACATAAATAGTAGCTTTTTGGCTTAAATAATGCAATCCACGATGAACATTAGCATTTATCGTAGAATAGTATTTTTTAGAGGCTTGAATAACCTGTAAAGGTTTTTGAGTAGTAGCAGCATTATCTATATAAACCAAAGGTTTATTAGTATTTACCTTTTCTTTTAAAATGGGAAACAAACTTCTTATTTCCTGTATTTCTTCTTCTGAAAACATTATAATAAATATTTATCTAATTTTAGATTTATTTCTTTATAGATAAATTTTCTTAATTCAAAAATATGAATAGGTTTCAATATTTCTTCTAAAAACGAAAGTAACAATAAAATTGTTCCATACTTTTTGGATATCCCTCTTGATTGAAGATAAAATAATTCATATTCTTGAATATTCCCTATTGTACATCCATGTGAACATTTTACATTTTTAGAATAAATTTCCAATTGAGGTTTAGCATATATAAAAGCTTCTTTAGAAAGAAGAATATTATTGTTTCTTTGATAAGCGTTAATATTATTTATCCATTTATCAATAGTAATTTTTCCATTAAAAATACTTTTAGATTTATCTAACAAAATATTTTTGTATAATTGAAAACTAAAAGCATTTGAATATGAATGATTCATAAAAGTATGATGATCTACAAATTGTTTTTCTGATAAAAGCGAAATTCCATATAAATAAGAATAAGTTTTTTCTCCATAAGAATATAATTTCAAATTATTTCTAATGAAATTTCCTTGAAAAGAAAAAGTATAAACAGAACTTTTGCTATTTTTTTTTTGTTTAAAAAATGTATTATCTATGATTGATATTTTGTTAAAATTATTTTGTATTTTATAATAATCAATTTTACTATGATTAGAAACATAAATTTCACTGACAGAATTTATAAAAGATAAATGGTTTTTTAGGGATTTATGATGTTCTATAATTTGAACAGAAGAATGTTCTCCTACTATAATTAAATTTCTCGGATTTAACATGACTGGATATTGATCCCCTGTAGAAATATGTAATATTTCTATAGGCTTATCTAAAATAAAATGGTTAGGGATATAAATATAGGCCCCATCTTTTGATAAAAAAGTATTCAAAGTATAAAAAGCATCATATTCATATGAAAGTTTTCCATAATAACTTTTGATTATATTCTCTTTTTGTGAAATTATATTAGATAAAACAACGTTTTTATTTTCTATCTTTGTTTGAGAAAAAGACGAATAATAGACCCCATCTATAAAAATAAGAAGAAAAGATTCTTTTTTTTTCTTAAAAAAAGTTAATTCTTCTATTTTATTATATTCTATATTTTCTTTTTTTTCATATTCAAAAAAAATAATATGATAATCCTGATTAATAATTGAATTAATATCCGTATTTTTCCATTCTTCATGTGTAACAGAAGAAGGAAATCCTTTTTTTTTAAAAAAATCAATGTGTTTTCTCTGTAAATAAGAAACATAAGTATTATTTTCTATTCTAGAATAATATTTATCATTTGATATCAATAAAATTATTTTTTCCTTTAATTGCATAATAAATATTATAATATACAATAATCTATTGATTATTTATTTTTTTTTATTAATCCAATCGTATCCTTCTTTTTCTAATCTTTCAGCTAATTTATAATCCCCTGATAAAACAATTTTTCCATCATACAAAATATGTATGATATAATCTGAAAGAATATGATCTAATAGTCTTTTATAATGAGTAATAATTAAAATAGAATTAGTTTTATTTCTAAAGGTATTAATACCTTTAGAAACTATACGTAAAGCGTCTATATCTAATCCTGAATCTACTTCATCCAAAATAGACAGTAATGGATCTAATGTTATCATTTGAAATATTTCATTACGTTTTTTTTCTCCTCCTGAAAATCCTTCATTTAAAGAACGATAAATGAAATTATTTTCAATATCTAATCGATAAGCACTATCTTTTATTTTTTCTAATATTCTTTTAGAAGACATTTTATCCAAATTTTTCGCTTTACGAGTAGAATTGATAGCTGTTTTAATAAAATTAATGATAGAAATTCCAGGTATTTCTACTGGATGTTGAAAAGAAAGAAAAATTCCTAAATGAGCACGTTCTTCTGTAGAAAAATTATTTAAATTTTTATTCAAAAAATAAATATTTCCTTTAGTTATATCATATTCTTTTTTTCCTGCTATGATAGAAGCAAGAGTACTTTTTCCAGATCCATTAGGACCCATTATCACATGAGTTTCTCCTGTTTTTATTTTTAAATTGATTCCTTTAAGGATTTCTTTTTTTTCTATAGAAGCATGTAAATTATCTATATTTAACATAATTTTTTCAATTAATTTACAATTCAATTCCCATTTTATCCTATTGATCCTTCTAAAGAAATTTCCAAAAGTTTTTTAGCTTCTACTGCAAATTCCATAGGTAATTTTTTTAATATTTCATTACTAAAACCATGAACTATTAAAGAAATAGCTTTTTCTGTATCTATTCCTCTTTGATTACAATAAAAAATCTGATTTTCTCCAATTTTTGACGTAGTAGCCTCATGTTCCACTTGAGAAGTAGGATTAGATACAGAAATATGGGGAAAAGTATGTGCTCCACATTCATTTCCTATTAACAAAGAATCGCACTGAGAAAAATTTCTAGAATACTCTGCTTCAGGGACTATTTTTACTAATCCTCTATAACTATTTTGAGATTTTCCTGAAGATATTCCTTTTGATATAACAATACTTTTTGAATGTTTTCCTATATGAATCATTTTAGTTCCTGTATCAGCTTGTTGAAAATTTTTAGTTAAAGCTAAAGAATAAAAATTTCCTATAGAAAAATCTCCTTTTAAAATACAAGATGGATATTTCCAAGTAATAGAAGACCCCGTTTCTACTTGAATCCAGGATATTTTAGCTTTTTTTTCACATAATCCACGTTTAGTTACAAAATTAAAAACACCTCCTTCTCCTTTTTTATCTCCAGGATACCAATTTTGAACAGTAGAATATTTTATTTCAGAATTTTCCAAAGCTATTAACTCAACTACAGCTGCATGTAATTGATTTTCTTTTCTTTGTGGAGCTGTACATCCCTCCAAATAACTAACATAAGAGTCTTTATCTGCAATAATTAACGTTCTTTCAAATTGTCCAGTTCCATTTTCATTAATTCGAAAATATGTAGACAATTCCATAGGACAACGAACCCCTTTTGGGATATAACAGAATGATCCATCGGAAAATACAGCTGAATTAAGAGCTGCATAAAAATTATCTTTTTTAGAAATAACCGTTCCTAAGTATTTTTTAACAATATCTGGATATTTTATCAAAGCTTCATTGATGGAACAAAATATAATCCCTTTATTTTTTAATTTTTTCTTAAATGTAGTGGCCAATGAAACGGAATCTAATACTATATCTGTAGCTACACCTGAAAGAATTTTTTTTTCTTCTATAGGAATTCCCAATTTATTGAATGTCTCTATTAATTCAGGATCCACTTCTTCTAACTTGTTTAAATTTATTTTTTTTTTAGGTGCAGAATAATAACTAATTTCTTGAAATTTAGGTACGGTATATCTTATATTTGCCCATTTTGGAGGGGTCATACTTTTCCATATTTGATAAGATTCTATCCTCCAATCTAACATCCATGTTGGCTCCTTTTTTTTATTTGTAATTTTTCTAATTACATCCTCATTTAATCCTACTGAAATTTTATCTGATTTTATCGGAGTATAAAATCCATATTGATATTCTGATTTTGTAAAATTATCCAGTATTTTATTATTTTTTTTCATTTTGATGAAAAACTTTTTCCACATCCACAAGTATGTTTTGCATTAGGATTTTTAAAATAAAATCCTTTTCCATTTAATCCATCTGAATATTCTAAAATCGTTCCTTTCAAATAAGGAATACTATTTTGATCTACTAATATTTTCATTCCTTCATATTGAAAATATAGATCTTCCCTTTGTTTTTCTTGATCAAAAGTAAGTTCATATGACATTCCTGAACAGCCTCCACTTTTAACTCCAAACCTTATAAAGGAAACTTCCTTAGTAAAACCCTCTTTCTTCATAAGAGAGATTAATTTATTTCTAGCTTTATCAGATATACGAACCATAATCTTTACGATTTAAAATTATAATCAATTTCCATTTTTTCCATTAAAAAACCAAGTTATTTTTGTAATTCCTTCTTTTATTCCCCATTTTTTAGACATTCCAGCATTAATTGCTAATACATATTTAATGATATTTTTTTCATCAGTTTTAGGAATATCTATTTCTATCATCGGATTCATATGGGTCTTTATAGAAAGAACAGTATTAAACTGATTTATATAAATAATATCCAAAGGAATTCGCATGTTTTTCATGTTTATTATTTTATAATCTTCTCGATCTTGAAATAAGAATAGCATTCCTCTATTTTCTTTTAAAAAAGATCTATATGTTAATCCATTTTTTTTTTCTGTATCTCTATAAGATAATTCTACATCTATTTTTTTGATAACGAGGTTTTTATTTTTTAAATATAATTCTCCATCTTTAATAAATTCTATTTCTAATAAATCTCCTACATTTTCTAATTCTAAAACAAGATCCTCATTCCTTTTATCAGAAAAAAAAATCAAACAAAAAAAAATTATCATTAGTGAAAAAAAAATATTTATTTTCTTCATAACCAAAAAAAATATTTTTTAATTCTATCTAAATTAAAAAGAAATAAACCAAAAATAATGAAAGGAATACTTAAACATTGTCCAGTGTTCAAAGATAAAAATTGAATAAATTCTTCTCCTTGAGGTTCTTTCAAAAATTCTAATAAAAAACGAACAGACCAAAGTAAAGTAAAAAATATTCCAGATAAGAATCCATCATGGATTTTTTTTTCTTTTTTATTATAAAAAAACCAAAGCAATAAAAAAATAAGTAAATAACTGATAGATTCATATATTTGTGTTGGATGCCTAGGAATTACTTCTCCGTATTCTGTATCCATCTGGATAAATTTTACAGCAAAAGGTAACTTGGGATTACATGGTTTTCCTACTATTTCAGAATTAAAAAAATTACCTATTCTAATAAATATAGCAGATAAAGAAACTCCAATACATAATCGATCACATAACCATATAAAAGACTTTTTTAGTATTTTTCTGTTATAAAAAAAATTAGATAGAATAATTCCTATGGTTGCACCATGACTTGATAATCCTCTATAACCAATAAATTCATAACCTTTTATAATTCCTAATAAATAATGATGATCGTTTTCTTTTACTGGAAAAAATACTTCTATCCAATGATCAGAAAAATATGAAAAATCATAAAAAAAAACTTGTCCTAATCTAGCTCCTATAAAAGTTCCAAAAAAAGTATATATGAATAAAGATTCTAAATATATTGGAGAAATATTTTCTTTTCTAAAAAGAAACTTCATAAATCTCCATCCTAATAAAAAAGAAATAATAAACATAAGACTATAAATGTGAATAAAAAAACCTTTCCATAAAGGAAATTTATAAATAGGATCCCAATTAATATAATACATAATCATTTTATTTTTTATATAGGATCATATCCTGATGGCCCCCAAGGATGACAACTTATAATTCTTTTAATCCCTATAAAGAATCCTTTAAAAAAAGGCCATTTTTTTAAAGAACCAATCATAT
Coding sequences within:
- a CDS encoding M14 family zinc carboxypeptidase, whose translation is MLVFDIKSIFRNYDILKDNRIIASKIFRYSKLLEMMKKYRSICSITPIGLSVEKRIIFKIKWGVGKIKVLIWSQMHGNETTGTKSIFDLLHFFFKNRYHDLIKFLFENLTILFIPMLNPDGSEKFQRRNAINIDLNRDAIRLQSPEIQVLFREIHNSKPYVLFNLHDQRSIYNIGNKFFNPAIISFLSPSIEKNEDSISRKQSMGIIYFMTKELKKILPNVGSVGRFSDAYYPTATGDNLQKIGYPCILLEAGNYPKDFQKEKIRKYNTLSILAGIYFISYRYKYLEKDYRYYFTIPKNKDILLDKIYRKVQILKGKKKYLIDIGLINFEKFDLKKNTLSFIPKIVDIGDLSNLFAYEDIMIPGQKFYGKNLPEIGDMEHFRIF
- a CDS encoding CPBP family glutamic-type intramembrane protease, encoding MKNYFKINYIEAFLLIVAFTALNFFNAIFRKLLISINFPESMIFSISYTIPFILLFVFISHQAQKKNLTIDLSMRLSPWYIYLILFCMMFCVIILNEHLSSLVPIEGPILGDMYKKIEEFLKEEVQNPIPFFSTTVLLAPICEEVFFRGIILNGMLKNKIHPMKAILFSSFLFGLTHMNPWQFVGGIVIGSFIGFIYFVTSSIINCILLHIFNNAFAIFIMFFFIKNEKVLSKERNSNFWIVLMIIFTIIITGCFFLYKKSRKV
- a CDS encoding ribonuclease Z, giving the protein MKKPSLTILGCHSSIPTNKFHPTAQILEMKGFYFLIDCGEGTQVQLRKAKVKFNKIMHIFISHLHGDHFFGLIGLLSTFHLLGREKSINIYAPKGLKEIINVHFKWSYTKLKYDIDHIELSSKKLEKIMENDKIEVFSIPLKHRIYTNGFLFKEKPSNRKLNIEEIRKIPDIRITNYKDIKLGKDFKTNNGRIIPNKKLTFDPPKILSYAFCSDTSFYLPIIEHIKYVDLLYHESTFLKTEENRAINTGHSTANQAAYIAKKAKVKKLLLGHYSNRFPNIKTFEKEAKKIFFNVEASVPLKTYYL
- a CDS encoding ABC transporter permease; its protein translation is MEIEFNIAIRYFFSKKRINIVNIIVFLSILSLSISTFSMSTILFVFSGLENFNKKFYKIHYPDIIMSLFNEQNLFMDNDNILKKEIKSVKGIAAISETMEKKIFLYYKNHNFFIPLKGVDKEYEKVMKNFKKIDLVNTSYPDYLNIYVGSNSIMNYLPIIYYMNIPNRIFFFSYKRKKNSFVPFFIKKKILVKGIFTFSSNMDIQYLFCNLYNLQDIIKEKGVHTLEIKIHDKADVKKIKKNLLDKFGSKFKIITRTEKEKAFYKIFKTEKIFLYFLFGLMIFITSFNLFSAIYILQLDKLNELMIFWNMGFSLYRIKTIFFYIGCIITIIGCSSGLLIAYIISYMQEMYHFFKIGSKIPFPVKITMVDSWIVVSIIFIVGIIISFFSSRRIELIT
- a CDS encoding ribosome-binding factor A, whose translation is MKEISIIKNEKLSSIFSIEIAEILNKLNKEIRNRSKSKEKFLLTLIRVYITSDMNLIKVYISMYPFLDQDVLEYIRSQSRFYRKLLSKKLRYRVKKIPKLDFIVFK
- the rpmA gene encoding 50S ribosomal protein L27 — its product is MAHKKGSGSSRNGRDSIGRRLGVKIYGNQYVNAGNIIVRQRGTKHHPGENVGIGKDHTLYAIKNGFVCFKKTKNNRSVVSIIEKK
- the rplU gene encoding 50S ribosomal protein L21, which encodes MTYAIVNIQGKQFKLVENKYVYVPFLSSIKEGERRFLNQVLFFSKKGISVEIGTPFLENIKIEIEILQHVKGKKIIIFKKKRRKGYKIKNGFRPFFSKIKIISFILNNKINSN
- a CDS encoding aminotransferase class V-fold PLP-dependent enzyme; translation: MFSEEEIQEIRSLFPILKEKVNTNKPLVYIDNAATTQKPLQVIQASKKYYSTINANVHRGLHYLSQKATIYVENVREKIKKFIHAKHSSEIIFTKGCTESINLVASSINDLIKEGDEIIISCIEHHSNIVPWQVLCRNKGAILKIIPIDENGFLKLKDFDFLISKKTKLVSVSHISNVLGIINPIKYIIQKSHEYGAMVLIDGAQVPSNLCLNMQDLDVDFYAFSAHKMYGPTGIGVLYGKKEILDSISPYQFGGEMIRNVSFEKTTYLDLPFKFEAGTPNIEGIIVWGAAIDFIEKIGIINIQSYKDKLLKYAFQRLSDIDGIQLYGDIKNFYKKSSIISFNLKELHFFDVGSVLDQLGIAVRTGHLCAQPLMNFFKVSGMIRVSFSIYNTFQEIDYLFKGLLKAKKLLFK
- the sufD gene encoding Fe-S cluster assembly protein SufD gives rise to the protein MQLKEKIILLISNDKYYSRIENNTYVSYLQRKHIDFFKKKGFPSSVTHEEWKNTDINSIINQDYHIIFFEYEKKENIEYNKIEELTFFKKKKESFLLIFIDGVYYSSFSQTKIENKNVVLSNIISQKENIIKSYYGKLSYEYDAFYTLNTFLSKDGAYIYIPNHFILDKPIEILHISTGDQYPVMLNPRNLIIVGEHSSVQIIEHHKSLKNHLSFINSVSEIYVSNHSKIDYYKIQNNFNKISIIDNTFFKQKKNSKSSVYTFSFQGNFIRNNLKLYSYGEKTYSYLYGISLLSEKQFVDHHTFMNHSYSNAFSFQLYKNILLDKSKSIFNGKITIDKWINNINAYQRNNNILLSKEAFIYAKPQLEIYSKNVKCSHGCTIGNIQEYELFYLQSRGISKKYGTILLLLSFLEEILKPIHIFELRKFIYKEINLKLDKYLL
- the sufC gene encoding Fe-S cluster assembly ATPase SufC, producing the protein MLNIDNLHASIEKKEILKGINLKIKTGETHVIMGPNGSGKSTLASIIAGKKEYDITKGNIYFLNKNLNNFSTEERAHLGIFLSFQHPVEIPGISIINFIKTAINSTRKAKNLDKMSSKRILEKIKDSAYRLDIENNFIYRSLNEGFSGGEKKRNEIFQMITLDPLLSILDEVDSGLDIDALRIVSKGINTFRNKTNSILIITHYKRLLDHILSDYIIHILYDGKIVLSGDYKLAERLEKEGYDWINKKK